In Bacteroidota bacterium, one DNA window encodes the following:
- a CDS encoding ABC transporter permease: MFKNYLLVAWRSLRRQRSYAFINIVGLALGLTCCVLIAAYVWDELRYDRFHENADRIQRLRVERFAGDGSEELTVGSSPPMAPAAIETFPEIEAAVRIAERTYFVASGQTRLNEDDFLWADASFFEMFDGFALVHGDPARVLAEPYSVVLTATSARRYFGQDAPLSSLLGETLEVDEFELTVRGIAADPPEASHFSFEFVGSFATLESEYGADNYTNWWNLSYYTYFLLHPEADPAALGASIRELPRLYIPEQEDRSGYRQFLYLQPLPDIHLTSHYQDELGANSYTAYVWAFGAIAVFILLLAVINFMNLATARSAQRAREVGMRKALGAERSQLAWQFLGESVLYAVAALLVALALIQIALPLFNGLAGKALTVPYVSPLLPALVAFALGVGLLAGSYPAFVLSAFRPAAVLKGQRTPKGQGEGLRKGLVVFQFAVSIALVVGALVVGQQLRFMQTQNLGFDKDRLIAVDFDDDDVVGSLDVFRAALEETPEIRSVTFSSAVPGYEMPTNVIAREPGMTEAGQTFIVLPVEYDFVETYGLDVMAGRAFSRARADSASFILNETALRRLGWADPQEALGVELTRQFGDTRTVVGVVNDFHLSGLQDAIPPVVLYYRPVWCDVATIRVQTDEIPAALAGLEAAWARLAPDRPLDYVFLDDDFDRQYRAERRIAAVVQLFTGLALAIACLGLLGLVSFTTQQRTQEIGVRKVLGASVSSVVVLLTKDFTRLIAVAVLVAAPLAWFGMDRWLDGFAYRIAISPLTFCVAGGLALAVAWASVSFLTVRAARANPVDSLRAES, from the coding sequence ATGTTCAAAAACTACCTCCTCGTCGCGTGGCGTTCGCTGCGGCGGCAACGCAGCTACGCGTTCATCAACATCGTCGGACTGGCGCTCGGGCTGACATGCTGCGTGCTTATCGCAGCCTACGTCTGGGACGAGTTGCGCTACGACCGCTTCCACGAGAACGCCGACCGCATCCAGCGCCTCCGCGTGGAACGCTTCGCTGGCGACGGCTCAGAGGAACTGACCGTAGGATCGTCGCCGCCGATGGCCCCCGCTGCCATTGAGACGTTTCCCGAGATCGAGGCGGCCGTCCGGATTGCCGAGCGCACCTACTTCGTGGCGAGTGGCCAAACACGGCTCAACGAAGACGACTTTCTTTGGGCCGACGCGTCGTTTTTCGAGATGTTTGACGGGTTCGCGCTCGTGCACGGTGATCCAGCCAGGGTGCTGGCGGAGCCCTACAGCGTAGTCCTCACCGCAACGAGTGCGCGGCGCTACTTCGGTCAGGACGCCCCTCTGAGTTCGCTGCTGGGCGAAACGCTAGAGGTCGACGAGTTCGAACTCACGGTGCGTGGCATCGCCGCAGACCCGCCCGAGGCTTCCCACTTCTCGTTCGAGTTCGTTGGGTCGTTCGCCACGCTGGAGAGCGAGTACGGCGCGGACAACTACACGAACTGGTGGAATCTGAGCTACTACACCTACTTCCTCCTGCATCCTGAGGCAGACCCGGCAGCGCTCGGCGCGTCTATCCGCGAACTCCCGCGCCTCTACATCCCCGAGCAGGAAGATCGCAGTGGCTACCGGCAGTTTCTCTACCTCCAGCCACTCCCCGACATCCACCTGACGTCGCATTACCAGGACGAACTCGGCGCGAACAGCTACACGGCCTATGTGTGGGCGTTCGGCGCGATCGCCGTGTTCATTCTGCTCCTGGCCGTCATCAACTTCATGAACCTCGCCACGGCTCGGAGTGCGCAGCGGGCGCGCGAAGTCGGGATGCGCAAAGCCCTTGGCGCGGAGCGTAGCCAGTTGGCCTGGCAGTTCCTCGGCGAGTCGGTGCTCTACGCAGTCGCGGCGTTGCTCGTGGCGCTAGCACTCATCCAGATCGCGCTGCCGCTCTTCAACGGGCTCGCTGGCAAGGCGCTCACGGTGCCCTACGTCTCGCCGCTGTTGCCTGCGCTCGTTGCATTCGCGCTCGGGGTGGGACTGCTTGCCGGGAGCTATCCCGCCTTCGTGCTGAGCGCGTTCCGTCCGGCGGCGGTCCTCAAAGGGCAGCGCACCCCGAAAGGGCAGGGTGAGGGGTTACGCAAAGGCCTGGTCGTGTTCCAGTTCGCGGTGTCGATCGCGCTCGTCGTCGGTGCGTTGGTCGTCGGCCAGCAGTTGCGGTTCATGCAGACCCAAAACCTCGGCTTCGACAAAGACCGCCTCATCGCCGTCGACTTCGACGACGACGACGTAGTTGGCTCCCTGGATGTCTTCCGGGCCGCCTTGGAAGAGACGCCGGAAATCCGCTCGGTCACGTTCTCCAGCGCGGTCCCGGGCTATGAGATGCCTACGAACGTGATCGCGCGCGAACCGGGCATGACCGAGGCCGGCCAGACGTTCATCGTGCTGCCCGTCGAATACGACTTCGTGGAGACGTATGGCCTCGACGTGATGGCGGGCCGTGCTTTCAGCCGAGCACGGGCCGATTCGGCGTCGTTTATCCTCAACGAGACGGCGTTGCGGCGCCTTGGCTGGGCCGATCCGCAGGAGGCGCTCGGCGTCGAACTCACCCGTCAGTTTGGCGACACGCGAACCGTCGTGGGCGTGGTGAACGACTTCCACCTGAGCGGCTTGCAGGATGCAATCCCGCCGGTCGTGCTCTACTATCGTCCCGTCTGGTGCGATGTGGCAACGATCCGCGTGCAGACCGACGAGATCCCCGCCGCGCTCGCAGGCCTCGAAGCGGCGTGGGCCCGCCTCGCCCCCGACCGGCCGCTCGATTACGTCTTTCTCGACGACGACTTTGACCGGCAGTACCGCGCTGAGCGACGAATCGCGGCGGTGGTGCAACTCTTCACCGGCCTCGCGCTTGCGATTGCGTGTCTGGGTCTCCTCGGTCTGGTCTCGTTCACGACGCAGCAGCGGACGCAGGAGATCGGCGTGCGCAAGGTGCTCGGCGCGTCGGTGTCGAGCGTGGTCGTCTTGCTGACCAAGGACTTCACGCGGCTCATCGCTGTGGCCGTGTTGGTGGCCGCTCCGCTGGCCTGGTTCGGGATGGATCGGTGGCTCGACGGCTTCGCCTACCGCATTGCGATCAGTCCGCTCACGTTCTGCGTCGCTGGCGGCCTCGCACTGGCGGTCGCCTGGGCATCGGTGAGCTTCCTCACCGTCCGCGCCGCGCGGGCCAACCCCGTGGACAGTCTGCGGGCGGAGAGCTAA